In a single window of the Phocoena sinus isolate mPhoSin1 chromosome 7, mPhoSin1.pri, whole genome shotgun sequence genome:
- the IWS1 gene encoding protein IWS1 homolog isoform X4: MDSEYYSGDQSDDGGATPVQDERDSGSDVEDDVNEQHSGSDTGSVERHSENEPSDREDGLNKRHHVTDSENDDPSNLNASDSESEELQRQKDSDSEFEGHAEPPASDSENEDANHHGSDSENEEPRKLPVSDSENEELLNGHASDSENEDVRKPPASDSEVEELPKSPASYSETEDALKPQVSDSESEEPPRHPASDSENEELPKPRVSDSESEELPKPRISDSESEDPPRQQASDSENEELPKPRISDSESEDPPRHQASDSENEELPKPRISDSESEDPPRHQASDSENEELPKPQASDSESEEPQKGPASDSEAEAAPRHRQKPESDEDSDGENKREDTEMQADPFHSDAHVDRKRFHSSDSEEEEPKRPKIDSDEDEEKEGVEEKVAKRKAAVLSDSDDEEKASTKKSRVVSDADDSDSDVMSDKSGKREKTIASDSEEEAGRELSDKKNEEKDLFGSDSESGNEEENLIADIFGESGDEEEEEFTGFNQEDLEEEKSETQVKEAEDSDSDDNIKRGKHMDFLSDFEMMLQRKKSMSGKRRRNRDGGTFISDADDVVSAMIVKMNEAAEEDRQLNNQKKPALKKLTLLPTVVMHLKKQDLKETFIDSGVMSAIKEWLSPLPDRSLPALKIREELLKILQELPSVSQETLKHSGIGRAVMYLYKHPKESRSNKDMAGKLINEWSRPIFGLTSNYKGMTREEREQRDLEQMPQRRRMNSTGGQTPRRDLEKVLTGEEKALRPGDPGFCARARVPMPSNKDYVVRPKWNVEMESSRPGILKKGLSRLEKHKRRFAEQKRLSKVHRAVKFSIEGNRMPL, translated from the exons ATGGACTCGGAATATTACAGCGGCGACCAGTCAG atGATGGTGGCGCTACCCCAGTACAGGATGAACGGGATTCAGGGTCAGACGTTGAGGATGATGTAAATGAGCAGCACTCTGGATCAGACACTGGAAGTGTAGAACGTCATTCAGAG AATGAACCTAGTGATCGAGAAGATGGTCTCAACAAAAGACATCATGTGACAGACTCTGAGAACGATGACCCCTCAAATCTTAATGCCAGTGACTCTGAAAGTGAGGAGCTTCAAAGGCAAAAGGACAGTGACTCTGAATTCGAAGGGCATGCAGAGCCTCCTGCGAGTGATTCTGAAAACGAGGATGCCAATCACCACGGGAGCGACTCTGAGAATGAGGAGCCCAGGAAGTTACCTGTGAGCGACTCTGAAAACGAGGAGCTGCTTAATGGGCACGCAAGCGACTCCGAAAATGAAGATGTTAGGAAGCCCCCTGCCAGTGATTCAGAGGTTGAAGAGCTCCCCAAAAGTCCTGCCAGTTACTCGGAAACAGAGGATGCTCTAAAACCCCAAGTTAGTGACTCTGAGAGTGAGGAGCCCCCAAGACACCCAGCCAGTGACTCGGAAAATGAGGAGCTTCCCAAGCCTCGAGTTAGTGACTCTGAAAGTGAGGAGCTTCCCAAGCCTCGGATCAGTGACTCAGAAAGCGAGGACCCGCCAAGGCAGCAAGCCAGCGACTCGGAAAATGAGGAGCTTCCCAAACCCCGAATCAGTGATTCGGAAAGCGAGGACCCCCCAAGGCACCAAGCCAGTGACTCGGAAAATGAGGAGCTTCCCAAACCCCGAATTAGTGATTCGGAAAGCGAGGACCCGCCAAGGCACCAAGCCAGTGATTCTGAAAATGAGGAGCTTCCCAAGCCCCAAGCCAGTGACTCTGAGAGCGAGGAGCCTCAGAAGGGGCCTGCCAGCGATTCAGAAGCTGAGGCTGCCCCCAGACACAGACAGAAGCCGGAGTCTGATGAGGACAGTGACGGGGAGAATAAGAGAGAGGACACAGAAATGCAGGCTGACCCCTTTCATTCAGATGCCCATGTAGACAGGAAGCGGTTCCACAGTTCTGACAGCGAGGAGGAAGAACCAAAAAGGCCCAAAATTGACAGTGATgaggatgaagaaaaagagggggtggaggagaaagTAGCAAAGCGGAAAGCTGCTGTGCTTTCTGATAGTGACGATGAAGAAAAAGCGT caACAAAGAAGAGTCGTGTTGTCTCTGATGCAGATGACTCTGACAGTGATGTTATGTCAGACAAATCAGGCAAAAGAGAGAAGACGATAGCATCTGACAGTGAAGAAGAAGCAGGGAGAGAATTGTctgataagaaaaatgaagagaaggaCCTCTTTGGGAGTGATAGTGAGTCAGGGAATGAAGAAGA aaatctTATTGCAGACATATTTGGAGAATCTGgtgatgaggaggaggaagaatttACA GGTTTTAACCAAGAagatttggaagaagaaaaaagtgaaacacAGGTAAAAGAAGCAGAAGATTCAGATTCTGATGATAACATAAAGAGAGGAAAACa CATGGACTTTCTGTCGGACTTTGAGATGATGTTGCAGCGGAAAAAGAGCATGAGTGGCAAGCGCAGGCGTAACCGTGATGGCGGTACTTTTATTAGTGATGCCGACGACGTTGTGAGCGCCATGATTGTCAAGATGAACGAAGCTGCTGAG GAAGACAGACAGTTGAATAATCAAAAAAAGCCAGCActgaaaaaattaacattattacCTACTGTGGTCATGCATCTTAAGAA GCAGGAccttaaagaaacatttattgacagTGGTGTGATGTCTGCCATCAAAGAATGGCTCTCCCCTCTACCAGATAGGAGTTTGCCGGCACTAAAGATTCGAGAAGAGCTGTTGAAGATTCTGCAAGAG CTACCTAGTGTGAGCCAGGAGACCCTGAAGCATAGTGGGATTGGACGAGCAGTGATGTATCTTTATAAACACCCCAAGGAATCAAGGTCCAACAAGGACATGGCAGGGAAATTAATCA ATGAATGGTCTCGGCCTATATTTGGTCTTACCTCAAACTACAAAGGAAtgacaagagaagaaagggagcagAGAGACCTAGAACAGATGCCTCAACGGCGAAGAATGAACAG CACTGGTGGTCAGACACCCCGAAGAGATTTGGAAAAGGTTCTGACAGGCGAGGAAAA GGCTCTTAGACCTGGAGATCCTGGATTCTGTGCCCGGGCAAGGGTCCCCATGCCCTCGAACAAGGACTATGTTGTCAGGCCCAAGTGGAATGTGGAAATGGAGTCGTCCAGG CCTGGTATTCTTAAAAAGGGCCTAAGCCGATTGGAAAAGCATAAGAGGCGATTTGCAGAACAGAAACGACTCAGCAAAGTGCACCGTGCTGTCAAGTTCAGCATTGAAGGCAACAGGATGCCCCTGTAG
- the IWS1 gene encoding protein IWS1 homolog isoform X1, producing the protein MDSEYYSGDQSADDGGATPVQDERDSGSDVEDDVNEQHSGSDTGSVERHSENEPSDREDGLNKRHHVTDSENDDPSNLNASDSESEELQRQKDSDSEFEGHAEPPASDSENEDANHHGSDSENEEPRKLPVSDSENEELLNGHASDSENEDVRKPPASDSEVEELPKSPASYSETEDALKPQVSDSESEEPPRHPASDSENEELPKPRVSDSESEELPKPRISDSESEDPPRQQASDSENEELPKPRISDSESEDPPRHQASDSENEELPKPRISDSESEDPPRHQASDSENEELPKPQASDSESEEPQKGPASDSEAEAAPRHRQKPESDEDSDGENKREDTEMQADPFHSDAHVDRKRFHSSDSEEEEPKRPKIDSDEDEEKEGVEEKVAKRKAAVLSDSDDEEKASTKKSRVVSDADDSDSDVMSDKSGKREKTIASDSEEEAGRELSDKKNEEKDLFGSDSESGNEEENLIADIFGESGDEEEEEFTGFNQEDLEEEKSETQVKEAEDSDSDDNIKRGKHMDFLSDFEMMLQRKKSMSGKRRRNRDGGTFISDADDVVSAMIVKMNEAAEEDRQLNNQKKPALKKLTLLPTVVMHLKKQDLKETFIDSGVMSAIKEWLSPLPDRSLPALKIREELLKILQELPSVSQETLKHSGIGRAVMYLYKHPKESRSNKDMAGKLINEWSRPIFGLTSNYKGMTREEREQRDLEQMPQRRRMNSTGGQTPRRDLEKVLTGEEKALRPGDPGFCARARVPMPSNKDYVVRPKWNVEMESSRFQGTSKKGISRLDKQMRKFTDIRKKSRSAHAVKISIEGNKMPL; encoded by the exons ATGGACTCGGAATATTACAGCGGCGACCAGTCAG cagatGATGGTGGCGCTACCCCAGTACAGGATGAACGGGATTCAGGGTCAGACGTTGAGGATGATGTAAATGAGCAGCACTCTGGATCAGACACTGGAAGTGTAGAACGTCATTCAGAG AATGAACCTAGTGATCGAGAAGATGGTCTCAACAAAAGACATCATGTGACAGACTCTGAGAACGATGACCCCTCAAATCTTAATGCCAGTGACTCTGAAAGTGAGGAGCTTCAAAGGCAAAAGGACAGTGACTCTGAATTCGAAGGGCATGCAGAGCCTCCTGCGAGTGATTCTGAAAACGAGGATGCCAATCACCACGGGAGCGACTCTGAGAATGAGGAGCCCAGGAAGTTACCTGTGAGCGACTCTGAAAACGAGGAGCTGCTTAATGGGCACGCAAGCGACTCCGAAAATGAAGATGTTAGGAAGCCCCCTGCCAGTGATTCAGAGGTTGAAGAGCTCCCCAAAAGTCCTGCCAGTTACTCGGAAACAGAGGATGCTCTAAAACCCCAAGTTAGTGACTCTGAGAGTGAGGAGCCCCCAAGACACCCAGCCAGTGACTCGGAAAATGAGGAGCTTCCCAAGCCTCGAGTTAGTGACTCTGAAAGTGAGGAGCTTCCCAAGCCTCGGATCAGTGACTCAGAAAGCGAGGACCCGCCAAGGCAGCAAGCCAGCGACTCGGAAAATGAGGAGCTTCCCAAACCCCGAATCAGTGATTCGGAAAGCGAGGACCCCCCAAGGCACCAAGCCAGTGACTCGGAAAATGAGGAGCTTCCCAAACCCCGAATTAGTGATTCGGAAAGCGAGGACCCGCCAAGGCACCAAGCCAGTGATTCTGAAAATGAGGAGCTTCCCAAGCCCCAAGCCAGTGACTCTGAGAGCGAGGAGCCTCAGAAGGGGCCTGCCAGCGATTCAGAAGCTGAGGCTGCCCCCAGACACAGACAGAAGCCGGAGTCTGATGAGGACAGTGACGGGGAGAATAAGAGAGAGGACACAGAAATGCAGGCTGACCCCTTTCATTCAGATGCCCATGTAGACAGGAAGCGGTTCCACAGTTCTGACAGCGAGGAGGAAGAACCAAAAAGGCCCAAAATTGACAGTGATgaggatgaagaaaaagagggggtggaggagaaagTAGCAAAGCGGAAAGCTGCTGTGCTTTCTGATAGTGACGATGAAGAAAAAGCGT caACAAAGAAGAGTCGTGTTGTCTCTGATGCAGATGACTCTGACAGTGATGTTATGTCAGACAAATCAGGCAAAAGAGAGAAGACGATAGCATCTGACAGTGAAGAAGAAGCAGGGAGAGAATTGTctgataagaaaaatgaagagaaggaCCTCTTTGGGAGTGATAGTGAGTCAGGGAATGAAGAAGA aaatctTATTGCAGACATATTTGGAGAATCTGgtgatgaggaggaggaagaatttACA GGTTTTAACCAAGAagatttggaagaagaaaaaagtgaaacacAGGTAAAAGAAGCAGAAGATTCAGATTCTGATGATAACATAAAGAGAGGAAAACa CATGGACTTTCTGTCGGACTTTGAGATGATGTTGCAGCGGAAAAAGAGCATGAGTGGCAAGCGCAGGCGTAACCGTGATGGCGGTACTTTTATTAGTGATGCCGACGACGTTGTGAGCGCCATGATTGTCAAGATGAACGAAGCTGCTGAG GAAGACAGACAGTTGAATAATCAAAAAAAGCCAGCActgaaaaaattaacattattacCTACTGTGGTCATGCATCTTAAGAA GCAGGAccttaaagaaacatttattgacagTGGTGTGATGTCTGCCATCAAAGAATGGCTCTCCCCTCTACCAGATAGGAGTTTGCCGGCACTAAAGATTCGAGAAGAGCTGTTGAAGATTCTGCAAGAG CTACCTAGTGTGAGCCAGGAGACCCTGAAGCATAGTGGGATTGGACGAGCAGTGATGTATCTTTATAAACACCCCAAGGAATCAAGGTCCAACAAGGACATGGCAGGGAAATTAATCA ATGAATGGTCTCGGCCTATATTTGGTCTTACCTCAAACTACAAAGGAAtgacaagagaagaaagggagcagAGAGACCTAGAACAGATGCCTCAACGGCGAAGAATGAACAG CACTGGTGGTCAGACACCCCGAAGAGATTTGGAAAAGGTTCTGACAGGCGAGGAAAA GGCTCTTAGACCTGGAGATCCTGGATTCTGTGCCCGGGCAAGGGTCCCCATGCCCTCGAACAAGGACTATGTTGTCAGGCCCAAGTGGAATGTGGAAATGGAGTCGTCCAGG
- the IWS1 gene encoding protein IWS1 homolog isoform X2, with translation MDSEYYSGDQSDDGGATPVQDERDSGSDVEDDVNEQHSGSDTGSVERHSENEPSDREDGLNKRHHVTDSENDDPSNLNASDSESEELQRQKDSDSEFEGHAEPPASDSENEDANHHGSDSENEEPRKLPVSDSENEELLNGHASDSENEDVRKPPASDSEVEELPKSPASYSETEDALKPQVSDSESEEPPRHPASDSENEELPKPRVSDSESEELPKPRISDSESEDPPRQQASDSENEELPKPRISDSESEDPPRHQASDSENEELPKPRISDSESEDPPRHQASDSENEELPKPQASDSESEEPQKGPASDSEAEAAPRHRQKPESDEDSDGENKREDTEMQADPFHSDAHVDRKRFHSSDSEEEEPKRPKIDSDEDEEKEGVEEKVAKRKAAVLSDSDDEEKASTKKSRVVSDADDSDSDVMSDKSGKREKTIASDSEEEAGRELSDKKNEEKDLFGSDSESGNEEENLIADIFGESGDEEEEEFTGFNQEDLEEEKSETQVKEAEDSDSDDNIKRGKHMDFLSDFEMMLQRKKSMSGKRRRNRDGGTFISDADDVVSAMIVKMNEAAEEDRQLNNQKKPALKKLTLLPTVVMHLKKQDLKETFIDSGVMSAIKEWLSPLPDRSLPALKIREELLKILQELPSVSQETLKHSGIGRAVMYLYKHPKESRSNKDMAGKLINEWSRPIFGLTSNYKGMTREEREQRDLEQMPQRRRMNSTGGQTPRRDLEKVLTGEEKALRPGDPGFCARARVPMPSNKDYVVRPKWNVEMESSRFQGTSKKGISRLDKQMRKFTDIRKKSRSAHAVKISIEGNKMPL, from the exons ATGGACTCGGAATATTACAGCGGCGACCAGTCAG atGATGGTGGCGCTACCCCAGTACAGGATGAACGGGATTCAGGGTCAGACGTTGAGGATGATGTAAATGAGCAGCACTCTGGATCAGACACTGGAAGTGTAGAACGTCATTCAGAG AATGAACCTAGTGATCGAGAAGATGGTCTCAACAAAAGACATCATGTGACAGACTCTGAGAACGATGACCCCTCAAATCTTAATGCCAGTGACTCTGAAAGTGAGGAGCTTCAAAGGCAAAAGGACAGTGACTCTGAATTCGAAGGGCATGCAGAGCCTCCTGCGAGTGATTCTGAAAACGAGGATGCCAATCACCACGGGAGCGACTCTGAGAATGAGGAGCCCAGGAAGTTACCTGTGAGCGACTCTGAAAACGAGGAGCTGCTTAATGGGCACGCAAGCGACTCCGAAAATGAAGATGTTAGGAAGCCCCCTGCCAGTGATTCAGAGGTTGAAGAGCTCCCCAAAAGTCCTGCCAGTTACTCGGAAACAGAGGATGCTCTAAAACCCCAAGTTAGTGACTCTGAGAGTGAGGAGCCCCCAAGACACCCAGCCAGTGACTCGGAAAATGAGGAGCTTCCCAAGCCTCGAGTTAGTGACTCTGAAAGTGAGGAGCTTCCCAAGCCTCGGATCAGTGACTCAGAAAGCGAGGACCCGCCAAGGCAGCAAGCCAGCGACTCGGAAAATGAGGAGCTTCCCAAACCCCGAATCAGTGATTCGGAAAGCGAGGACCCCCCAAGGCACCAAGCCAGTGACTCGGAAAATGAGGAGCTTCCCAAACCCCGAATTAGTGATTCGGAAAGCGAGGACCCGCCAAGGCACCAAGCCAGTGATTCTGAAAATGAGGAGCTTCCCAAGCCCCAAGCCAGTGACTCTGAGAGCGAGGAGCCTCAGAAGGGGCCTGCCAGCGATTCAGAAGCTGAGGCTGCCCCCAGACACAGACAGAAGCCGGAGTCTGATGAGGACAGTGACGGGGAGAATAAGAGAGAGGACACAGAAATGCAGGCTGACCCCTTTCATTCAGATGCCCATGTAGACAGGAAGCGGTTCCACAGTTCTGACAGCGAGGAGGAAGAACCAAAAAGGCCCAAAATTGACAGTGATgaggatgaagaaaaagagggggtggaggagaaagTAGCAAAGCGGAAAGCTGCTGTGCTTTCTGATAGTGACGATGAAGAAAAAGCGT caACAAAGAAGAGTCGTGTTGTCTCTGATGCAGATGACTCTGACAGTGATGTTATGTCAGACAAATCAGGCAAAAGAGAGAAGACGATAGCATCTGACAGTGAAGAAGAAGCAGGGAGAGAATTGTctgataagaaaaatgaagagaaggaCCTCTTTGGGAGTGATAGTGAGTCAGGGAATGAAGAAGA aaatctTATTGCAGACATATTTGGAGAATCTGgtgatgaggaggaggaagaatttACA GGTTTTAACCAAGAagatttggaagaagaaaaaagtgaaacacAGGTAAAAGAAGCAGAAGATTCAGATTCTGATGATAACATAAAGAGAGGAAAACa CATGGACTTTCTGTCGGACTTTGAGATGATGTTGCAGCGGAAAAAGAGCATGAGTGGCAAGCGCAGGCGTAACCGTGATGGCGGTACTTTTATTAGTGATGCCGACGACGTTGTGAGCGCCATGATTGTCAAGATGAACGAAGCTGCTGAG GAAGACAGACAGTTGAATAATCAAAAAAAGCCAGCActgaaaaaattaacattattacCTACTGTGGTCATGCATCTTAAGAA GCAGGAccttaaagaaacatttattgacagTGGTGTGATGTCTGCCATCAAAGAATGGCTCTCCCCTCTACCAGATAGGAGTTTGCCGGCACTAAAGATTCGAGAAGAGCTGTTGAAGATTCTGCAAGAG CTACCTAGTGTGAGCCAGGAGACCCTGAAGCATAGTGGGATTGGACGAGCAGTGATGTATCTTTATAAACACCCCAAGGAATCAAGGTCCAACAAGGACATGGCAGGGAAATTAATCA ATGAATGGTCTCGGCCTATATTTGGTCTTACCTCAAACTACAAAGGAAtgacaagagaagaaagggagcagAGAGACCTAGAACAGATGCCTCAACGGCGAAGAATGAACAG CACTGGTGGTCAGACACCCCGAAGAGATTTGGAAAAGGTTCTGACAGGCGAGGAAAA GGCTCTTAGACCTGGAGATCCTGGATTCTGTGCCCGGGCAAGGGTCCCCATGCCCTCGAACAAGGACTATGTTGTCAGGCCCAAGTGGAATGTGGAAATGGAGTCGTCCAGG
- the IWS1 gene encoding protein IWS1 homolog isoform X3: MDSEYYSGDQSADDGGATPVQDERDSGSDVEDDVNEQHSGSDTGSVERHSENEPSDREDGLNKRHHVTDSENDDPSNLNASDSESEELQRQKDSDSEFEGHAEPPASDSENEDANHHGSDSENEEPRKLPVSDSENEELLNGHASDSENEDVRKPPASDSEVEELPKSPASYSETEDALKPQVSDSESEEPPRHPASDSENEELPKPRVSDSESEELPKPRISDSESEDPPRQQASDSENEELPKPRISDSESEDPPRHQASDSENEELPKPRISDSESEDPPRHQASDSENEELPKPQASDSESEEPQKGPASDSEAEAAPRHRQKPESDEDSDGENKREDTEMQADPFHSDAHVDRKRFHSSDSEEEEPKRPKIDSDEDEEKEGVEEKVAKRKAAVLSDSDDEEKASTKKSRVVSDADDSDSDVMSDKSGKREKTIASDSEEEAGRELSDKKNEEKDLFGSDSESGNEEENLIADIFGESGDEEEEEFTGFNQEDLEEEKSETQVKEAEDSDSDDNIKRGKHMDFLSDFEMMLQRKKSMSGKRRRNRDGGTFISDADDVVSAMIVKMNEAAEEDRQLNNQKKPALKKLTLLPTVVMHLKKQDLKETFIDSGVMSAIKEWLSPLPDRSLPALKIREELLKILQELPSVSQETLKHSGIGRAVMYLYKHPKESRSNKDMAGKLINEWSRPIFGLTSNYKGMTREEREQRDLEQMPQRRRMNSTGGQTPRRDLEKVLTGEEKALRPGDPGFCARARVPMPSNKDYVVRPKWNVEMESSRPGILKKGLSRLEKHKRRFAEQKRLSKVHRAVKFSIEGNRMPL; the protein is encoded by the exons ATGGACTCGGAATATTACAGCGGCGACCAGTCAG cagatGATGGTGGCGCTACCCCAGTACAGGATGAACGGGATTCAGGGTCAGACGTTGAGGATGATGTAAATGAGCAGCACTCTGGATCAGACACTGGAAGTGTAGAACGTCATTCAGAG AATGAACCTAGTGATCGAGAAGATGGTCTCAACAAAAGACATCATGTGACAGACTCTGAGAACGATGACCCCTCAAATCTTAATGCCAGTGACTCTGAAAGTGAGGAGCTTCAAAGGCAAAAGGACAGTGACTCTGAATTCGAAGGGCATGCAGAGCCTCCTGCGAGTGATTCTGAAAACGAGGATGCCAATCACCACGGGAGCGACTCTGAGAATGAGGAGCCCAGGAAGTTACCTGTGAGCGACTCTGAAAACGAGGAGCTGCTTAATGGGCACGCAAGCGACTCCGAAAATGAAGATGTTAGGAAGCCCCCTGCCAGTGATTCAGAGGTTGAAGAGCTCCCCAAAAGTCCTGCCAGTTACTCGGAAACAGAGGATGCTCTAAAACCCCAAGTTAGTGACTCTGAGAGTGAGGAGCCCCCAAGACACCCAGCCAGTGACTCGGAAAATGAGGAGCTTCCCAAGCCTCGAGTTAGTGACTCTGAAAGTGAGGAGCTTCCCAAGCCTCGGATCAGTGACTCAGAAAGCGAGGACCCGCCAAGGCAGCAAGCCAGCGACTCGGAAAATGAGGAGCTTCCCAAACCCCGAATCAGTGATTCGGAAAGCGAGGACCCCCCAAGGCACCAAGCCAGTGACTCGGAAAATGAGGAGCTTCCCAAACCCCGAATTAGTGATTCGGAAAGCGAGGACCCGCCAAGGCACCAAGCCAGTGATTCTGAAAATGAGGAGCTTCCCAAGCCCCAAGCCAGTGACTCTGAGAGCGAGGAGCCTCAGAAGGGGCCTGCCAGCGATTCAGAAGCTGAGGCTGCCCCCAGACACAGACAGAAGCCGGAGTCTGATGAGGACAGTGACGGGGAGAATAAGAGAGAGGACACAGAAATGCAGGCTGACCCCTTTCATTCAGATGCCCATGTAGACAGGAAGCGGTTCCACAGTTCTGACAGCGAGGAGGAAGAACCAAAAAGGCCCAAAATTGACAGTGATgaggatgaagaaaaagagggggtggaggagaaagTAGCAAAGCGGAAAGCTGCTGTGCTTTCTGATAGTGACGATGAAGAAAAAGCGT caACAAAGAAGAGTCGTGTTGTCTCTGATGCAGATGACTCTGACAGTGATGTTATGTCAGACAAATCAGGCAAAAGAGAGAAGACGATAGCATCTGACAGTGAAGAAGAAGCAGGGAGAGAATTGTctgataagaaaaatgaagagaaggaCCTCTTTGGGAGTGATAGTGAGTCAGGGAATGAAGAAGA aaatctTATTGCAGACATATTTGGAGAATCTGgtgatgaggaggaggaagaatttACA GGTTTTAACCAAGAagatttggaagaagaaaaaagtgaaacacAGGTAAAAGAAGCAGAAGATTCAGATTCTGATGATAACATAAAGAGAGGAAAACa CATGGACTTTCTGTCGGACTTTGAGATGATGTTGCAGCGGAAAAAGAGCATGAGTGGCAAGCGCAGGCGTAACCGTGATGGCGGTACTTTTATTAGTGATGCCGACGACGTTGTGAGCGCCATGATTGTCAAGATGAACGAAGCTGCTGAG GAAGACAGACAGTTGAATAATCAAAAAAAGCCAGCActgaaaaaattaacattattacCTACTGTGGTCATGCATCTTAAGAA GCAGGAccttaaagaaacatttattgacagTGGTGTGATGTCTGCCATCAAAGAATGGCTCTCCCCTCTACCAGATAGGAGTTTGCCGGCACTAAAGATTCGAGAAGAGCTGTTGAAGATTCTGCAAGAG CTACCTAGTGTGAGCCAGGAGACCCTGAAGCATAGTGGGATTGGACGAGCAGTGATGTATCTTTATAAACACCCCAAGGAATCAAGGTCCAACAAGGACATGGCAGGGAAATTAATCA ATGAATGGTCTCGGCCTATATTTGGTCTTACCTCAAACTACAAAGGAAtgacaagagaagaaagggagcagAGAGACCTAGAACAGATGCCTCAACGGCGAAGAATGAACAG CACTGGTGGTCAGACACCCCGAAGAGATTTGGAAAAGGTTCTGACAGGCGAGGAAAA GGCTCTTAGACCTGGAGATCCTGGATTCTGTGCCCGGGCAAGGGTCCCCATGCCCTCGAACAAGGACTATGTTGTCAGGCCCAAGTGGAATGTGGAAATGGAGTCGTCCAGG CCTGGTATTCTTAAAAAGGGCCTAAGCCGATTGGAAAAGCATAAGAGGCGATTTGCAGAACAGAAACGACTCAGCAAAGTGCACCGTGCTGTCAAGTTCAGCATTGAAGGCAACAGGATGCCCCTGTAG